The window TGGCGGCCCAGAAAACGCTCGGCTCCGACATCGCCATGTGCTTCGACGAGTGTCCGCCCTACCCCTGTGCCGCACAATCGGCTTGTCAGGCGGTCGATAAGACCTTATTATGGGCGGGCTTATGTGCGAATCAGGCTCGCGCTCCGGGGCAGCTCGTCTTTGGCATTGTGCAGGGCGGGGAGTTCCGCGAGCTGCGGGAGCGGTGCGCGCGCGGGCTGACGGCCATCGGCTTTGACGGTTACGCCGTCGGGGGCGTCAGCGTGGGCGAACCGGAACCTGTTTTGCTGCAGGAGGTGGAGGATGGCGTCCGCCTGCTGCCGGTTGACCGGCCCCGCTATGTGATGGGGCTGGGCGACATGTGGCAGATGGCTGAGGCGGTGGCGCGCGGGGTGGACCTGTTCGACTGCGTGATGCCCACGCGGCATGCGCGGAACGGCTCGGCGTTCACGGCGCACGGCTTCTATCCGGTCAAGGCGGGCGCCGCCAAGTGCGACACGCGGCCGGTGGAGGCGGGGTGCGGGTGCTACTGCTGTCAGACGTTCAGCCGCGCCTACATCCGGCACCTGCTGAATGTGAACGAGATTTTGGGCGTACGGTTGTTGACCATCCACAACGTACACCGCTATTTGGAGACGCTGCGCGAGATGCGCGGGGCGATCGCGGCCGGCGCCTTTGCCGACTGGAGGCGCGCGTGCGCCGCCCGGTTGAGAACGGCGGCGTCCGTCGCGGACGCGTAAACGGTAAACGCCGGTTGATCCGGCAACACGGCGGGGAGACCCGCGGAAACGAGTGAGTATGGACAGTTTGAATGTGACGCTCGCGCAGGCCCAGCCGGGCGGCTTGGGCATGATGGTGCCGATTCTCCTGATGCTGGGCATCTTCTACTTCATGATGATCCGGCCGCAGCAGCGCAAGGAGAAGGAGCGGCAGAAGCAGATCGCCGAGCTGCGGGCCGGCCAGCGGGTGCTGTTCGGCGGCGGGTTCATCGGCAAGGTGGTCGAGTGCAAGGCGCACACCTTCATGGTCGAGATCGCCGCCGGCGTCATCGTCGAGATCGCGCGCGGCGCGATCACCCGCACGCTCGCCGACGATGAAGCGATCAAGGCGGATCCCGCGTAATCCCGGTTGACGGGGAACATGCCGGGTCGCCGCGGTCGGCGTCCGGCGTTTGGACAGC is drawn from Lentisphaerota bacterium and contains these coding sequences:
- the tgt gene encoding tRNA guanosine(34) transglycosylase Tgt, which produces YHLLVRPGLEIIEACGGLHRFMGWNGPILTDSGGFQVFSLAGLRKIRETGVEFQSHIDGRALFIGPVEAMAAQKTLGSDIAMCFDECPPYPCAAQSACQAVDKTLLWAGLCANQARAPGQLVFGIVQGGEFRELRERCARGLTAIGFDGYAVGGVSVGEPEPVLLQEVEDGVRLLPVDRPRYVMGLGDMWQMAEAVARGVDLFDCVMPTRHARNGSAFTAHGFYPVKAGAAKCDTRPVEAGCGCYCCQTFSRAYIRHLLNVNEILGVRLLTIHNVHRYLETLREMRGAIAAGAFADWRRACAARLRTAASVADA
- the yajC gene encoding preprotein translocase subunit YajC; this encodes MDSLNVTLAQAQPGGLGMMVPILLMLGIFYFMMIRPQQRKEKERQKQIAELRAGQRVLFGGGFIGKVVECKAHTFMVEIAAGVIVEIARGAITRTLADDEAIKADPA